From Arcobacter sp. CECT 8983, the proteins below share one genomic window:
- a CDS encoding DJ-1/PfpI family protein yields the protein MEIAILTFDGFNELDSFIALGILNRMKDSGWNVQITSPSKSVTSMNGVTIESQQPLEFANNADVVLFGSGLLTRDIAQDKEILSRLKLNPKTQLIGGQCSGTLLMSVLGLLNKVPACTDLTTKPWVIESGVTVLEQAFFAEGNIATAGGCLSSKYLATWVISKLSSIENAESAIHYVAPVGEKESTVKHCMSVVGKYL from the coding sequence ATGGAAATTGCTATACTGACCTTTGATGGATTTAATGAACTAGATTCATTTATAGCATTAGGTATTTTGAATCGAATGAAAGATTCTGGTTGGAATGTCCAAATAACAAGTCCTTCAAAATCAGTTACTTCTATGAATGGAGTTACTATTGAGTCTCAACAGCCTCTAGAATTTGCAAATAATGCAGATGTTGTATTATTTGGTAGTGGGTTATTAACCCGTGATATTGCACAAGATAAAGAAATACTTTCAAGATTAAAACTTAATCCTAAAACACAGTTAATTGGTGGCCAATGTTCAGGAACATTACTTATGTCAGTACTTGGATTATTAAATAAAGTACCAGCTTGCACTGATTTAACAACTAAACCGTGGGTTATTGAGTCTGGGGTAACTGTTTTAGAACAAGCATTTTTTGCAGAAGGAAATATTGCTACTGCTGGTGGTTGTTTATCTTCAAAATACTTAGCAACATGGGTTATTAGTAAATTATCAAGTATTGAAAATGCTGAATCGGCAATTCATTATGTTGCACCAGTGGGCGAAAAAGAAAGTACAGTGAAACACTGCATGTCTGTAGTTGGAAAATATCTTTAA
- a CDS encoding NgoPII family restriction endonuclease — protein MSNILKALVNIVNNYQVNVSNVINGNNRANNMGEGLETYIKDAFSGTFLEVDKKKKKEKFRDNFSYEGSKTRIPDLILKNGDAIEIKKTEVLGDLQLNSSHPKAILKSNYNLSAECKNCEEQPWIQKDIIYAMGHIPKDSKILKSLWFVYGTCYAANEEVYKEVISEVKNALKSSDKLDIDLECKELAKVKNIDSLKITYLRVRGMWVIKHPSKIYDDLYKQTNEIFSLVAIIPIDKYNSFPKEDRNIIENIDSVSITDEKISDPNNAANTIDIKLILFKVTQ, from the coding sequence ATGTCAAATATATTAAAAGCATTAGTTAATATTGTTAATAATTATCAAGTTAATGTATCAAATGTAATAAATGGAAATAATAGAGCAAATAATATGGGAGAGGGACTTGAAACATATATCAAGGATGCTTTTTCAGGTACATTTTTAGAAGTAGATAAAAAAAAGAAAAAAGAAAAATTTAGAGATAACTTTTCTTATGAAGGTTCTAAAACTAGGATTCCTGATTTAATTTTAAAAAATGGGGATGCAATAGAAATAAAGAAAACTGAAGTTTTAGGTGACTTGCAGTTAAATAGTTCTCATCCAAAAGCTATATTAAAATCTAATTACAATCTTTCTGCTGAATGTAAAAATTGTGAAGAACAGCCTTGGATACAAAAGGACATTATTTATGCAATGGGGCATATCCCAAAAGACTCAAAAATACTAAAATCTCTATGGTTTGTATATGGTACTTGTTATGCTGCCAACGAAGAAGTATACAAAGAGGTAATTTCAGAAGTTAAAAATGCTTTAAAAAGTTCTGATAAATTGGATATTGACCTTGAGTGCAAAGAATTAGCAAAAGTAAAAAATATTGATTCTTTAAAAATTACATATCTCAGAGTTCGAGGTATGTGGGTTATAAAGCATCCTTCAAAAATTTATGACGATTTATATAAACAGACTAATGAAATATTTAGTTTAGTAGCTATTATTCCTATAGATAAGTACAATAGTTTTCCAAAGGAAGATAGAAATATTATCGAAAATATAGATTCAGTAAGCATCACAGATGAAAAAATATCAGACCCAAATAATGCAGCAAATACAATAGATATAAAACTAATTCTTTTTAAGGTTACACAATGA
- a CDS encoding DNA cytosine methyltransferase, whose translation MNIISLFSGAGGLDLGFEKAGFKTIWANEYDKEIWETFEKNFPDTTLDRRSIINIPSSDIPDAIGLIGGPPCQSWSEAGKSKGINDHRGQLFFEFIRVLRDKKPLFFLAENVSGMLASRHKEALENIKKHFTESGYDLSFKLLNAHDYKVPQDRKRVFFIGFRKDLNINFRFPLKFPKKIFLKDVIWDLKDNVVSAKDKNYTNDNCLIDNHEYMTGTFSSMFMSRNRVRSWDEPSFTIQAGGRHAPIHPQAPKMELVEQNKRIFVPGSEHLYRRLSVRECARIQTFPDSHKFYYKNISAGYKMVGNAVPPNLAYFLAKKIIEDLSSIYLNKSQELTTVPISKNSSNYNTYIPDKKIVSSQMHL comes from the coding sequence ATGAATATAATATCTTTATTTTCAGGTGCTGGAGGATTAGACTTAGGTTTTGAAAAAGCAGGTTTTAAAACTATATGGGCAAATGAATATGATAAAGAAATATGGGAAACATTTGAAAAAAACTTCCCTGATACTACATTAGATAGAAGAAGTATTATTAATATTCCATCAAGTGATATTCCTGATGCAATTGGTCTTATAGGTGGACCACCATGTCAAAGTTGGAGTGAAGCAGGAAAATCAAAAGGTATAAATGATCATAGAGGACAATTGTTTTTTGAATTTATTAGAGTTTTAAGAGATAAAAAACCTTTGTTTTTTTTAGCTGAAAATGTTTCAGGTATGTTAGCTAGTCGTCATAAAGAAGCCCTTGAAAATATTAAAAAGCATTTTACTGAAAGTGGTTATGATTTATCCTTTAAACTTTTAAATGCTCATGATTATAAAGTGCCACAAGATAGAAAAAGAGTGTTTTTTATTGGATTTAGAAAAGATTTAAATATAAATTTTAGATTTCCTTTGAAATTTCCTAAAAAAATATTTTTAAAAGATGTGATTTGGGATTTAAAAGATAATGTTGTATCTGCAAAAGATAAAAACTATACAAATGATAATTGTTTAATAGATAATCATGAATATATGACTGGTACATTTTCCTCTATGTTTATGTCTAGAAATAGGGTTAGAAGTTGGGATGAACCTTCATTTACAATTCAAGCAGGTGGAAGACATGCTCCTATACATCCTCAGGCTCCAAAAATGGAACTTGTTGAGCAAAATAAAAGAATTTTTGTACCGGGTAGTGAACATTTATATAGAAGATTAAGTGTAAGAGAATGTGCTAGAATTCAAACATTTCCAGATAGTCATAAGTTTTATTATAAGAACATAAGTGCTGGTTACAAAATGGTAGGTAATGCAGTACCACCAAATTTAGCATACTTTTTAGCAAAAAAGATAATTGAAGATTTAAGTAGTATCTATCTTAATAAATCACAGGAATTGACAACTGTACCTATTTCAAAGAATTCAAGTAATTATAATACATATATTCCTGATAAAAAGATTGTTTCTTCTCAGATGCACTTGTAA
- a CDS encoding LysE family translocator — protein MDLNNILTFVAVATLLVISPGPNGFLIAKTVPLSGHRAGLANVAGFVAAFYVHGTLSIFGISILLVQSAHAFFIFKMLGATYLIWIGLKALKNAISQNSMTKNKLADKQQKSISIKGAFIEGFLTNTLNPKVSIFYLAAFPLFIPLDGSALSAYSLVTAHSLVNLVWFSAMVFTLNKVKRATNHPKFKIWLNSITGIVFIGFGTKLALTKNS, from the coding sequence ATGGATTTAAACAATATTCTTACTTTTGTTGCAGTTGCAACTTTGTTGGTTATTTCACCAGGCCCAAATGGGTTCCTTATTGCCAAAACAGTTCCTTTGTCTGGTCATAGAGCAGGTTTAGCAAATGTTGCTGGCTTTGTTGCTGCATTTTATGTTCATGGAACTTTGTCTATATTTGGTATTTCTATTCTTTTAGTACAATCAGCCCATGCTTTTTTTATATTTAAAATGCTAGGTGCTACTTATTTGATTTGGATTGGTTTAAAGGCATTAAAAAATGCCATAAGTCAAAATTCAATGACAAAAAATAAACTTGCAGATAAACAGCAAAAATCAATATCAATAAAAGGTGCTTTTATTGAAGGCTTTTTGACTAACACTCTTAATCCAAAAGTCTCTATATTTTATCTTGCTGCTTTTCCTCTGTTTATACCTTTGGATGGGAGTGCCCTAAGTGCATATTCTCTTGTCACTGCTCATTCATTAGTGAATCTTGTATGGTTTTCAGCTATGGTATTTACTTTAAATAAAGTAAAAAGAGCTACCAACCACCCTAAATTTAAAATCTGGTTAAACTCAATAACAGGTATTGTATTTATTGGCTTTGGTACTAAATTAGCACTTACAAAAAATAGCTAA
- a CDS encoding pseudouridine synthase, translating into MFKPYGCVSQFRPKPRKNKKLLGDFYSFPKDTMAIGRLDLDSEGLLLLTTDGMASFKVRDKSIEKEYYVQVDGIITDEAIQKLQAGVEISINGTIYQTLPCKAFKIEGEPSLPSRGRNIRKSKHGPTSWVSITVTEGKFRQVRKMTASTGFPTLRLVRVRIGNIHIGNLLPGDVIALDNLNEAHTC; encoded by the coding sequence ATGTTTAAACCTTACGGTTGTGTAAGTCAATTTAGACCTAAACCAAGAAAAAACAAAAAGTTATTAGGTGACTTTTATAGTTTTCCAAAAGACACCATGGCAATAGGAAGACTAGATTTAGATTCAGAAGGTTTACTTTTACTTACAACTGATGGAATGGCTAGCTTTAAAGTTAGAGATAAAAGCATAGAAAAAGAGTACTATGTTCAAGTAGATGGAATTATCACTGATGAAGCAATACAAAAGTTACAAGCTGGTGTTGAGATTAGTATAAATGGAACTATTTATCAAACTCTTCCATGCAAAGCTTTTAAAATAGAAGGTGAACCATCTTTGCCTTCTCGTGGTCGAAATATTCGTAAATCAAAGCATGGACCAACTTCTTGGGTATCTATTACTGTTACTGAAGGAAAGTTTCGACAAGTACGAAAGATGACAGCCTCTACTGGTTTTCCTACTTTAAGATTAGTAAGAGTTCGTATTGGTAATATCCATATTGGAAACTTGCTTCCAGGTGATGTAATTGCCTTAGACAATCTAAATGAAGCACATACTTGCTAA
- a CDS encoding rhodanese-like domain-containing protein, with amino-acid sequence MNENIIYVFIILVLYVAYKKYTQYKVLKLVPTLLLKGGQIIDVRTTEEFNTSNKEGSINIPITYLESRMKELDKTKPIILCCASGGRSALAKRTLISNGFENVYNAGTWKTLLKF; translated from the coding sequence TTGAACGAAAACATAATTTATGTATTTATTATATTAGTACTGTATGTTGCTTATAAAAAATATACTCAATACAAAGTATTAAAACTTGTTCCAACTTTACTTTTAAAAGGTGGACAAATTATTGATGTTAGAACTACAGAAGAGTTTAATACATCAAACAAAGAAGGAAGTATCAATATTCCAATCACTTATCTAGAAAGTAGAATGAAAGAATTAGATAAGACTAAACCTATAATTCTTTGTTGTGCTAGTGGAGGTAGAAGTGCTTTAGCAAAACGTACTTTAATATCAAATGGATTTGAAAATGTTTACAATGCAGGAACTTGGAAAACCCTTTTAAAGTTTTAA
- a CDS encoding permease, with the protein MQNFFQLWNDSVITSLGFFWMALWAFILGYIISSLIQVLVTRTRMQKSMGKDGAKSIFLGTFFGFLSSSCSFSALSTTRAIFNKGAGLAPSVAFLLASTNLVIELGMVIAIFLGWQFVVGEYVGGIMLILISWLIIRITRPKRLEAQARKKLDSDEDEEEEQLSWKKKIFSFKSWQKIGQTYVMEWQMVWKDVLIGFTVAGIISAMVPDSFFQALFIGSGNANMANPSFYTVLMQTLVGPIAAFFTFIGSMGNIPLAAVLFGQGVTFAGVMAFIFSDLVVFPVLRINASYYGWKMALYLLAIMFVGIIISALSMHYALVYLDLLPDFSSVIAPNEREYFKFNYQMVLNIILILFNLLLIWFWSKSNGQHQHHHHSDSSSTITEKIQYIIVILAIVWLIGGLIVSLFI; encoded by the coding sequence ATGCAAAACTTTTTTCAACTTTGGAATGATTCAGTAATTACAAGTTTAGGCTTTTTTTGGATGGCTTTATGGGCTTTTATTTTAGGATATATAATTAGCAGTTTAATTCAAGTCTTAGTAACAAGAACGCGTATGCAAAAAAGTATGGGAAAAGATGGTGCTAAAAGTATTTTTCTTGGAACATTTTTCGGATTTCTGTCAAGCTCATGTAGCTTTTCAGCTCTTTCTACTACTCGTGCTATATTTAATAAAGGAGCAGGACTTGCACCTTCTGTAGCATTTTTATTAGCTTCAACAAATTTAGTTATTGAACTTGGGATGGTTATAGCTATATTTCTTGGATGGCAATTTGTTGTTGGTGAATATGTAGGTGGAATAATGCTTATTTTAATCTCATGGTTAATAATACGTATTACAAGACCAAAACGTTTAGAAGCTCAAGCAAGAAAAAAACTAGATAGTGATGAGGACGAAGAAGAGGAACAACTTAGTTGGAAAAAGAAAATCTTTAGTTTTAAAAGTTGGCAAAAAATAGGGCAAACATATGTCATGGAGTGGCAAATGGTTTGGAAAGATGTGCTTATAGGTTTTACAGTGGCAGGGATTATTTCTGCGATGGTACCAGATAGTTTTTTTCAAGCTTTATTTATAGGTTCAGGAAATGCTAATATGGCAAACCCTAGTTTTTATACAGTACTTATGCAAACTTTAGTTGGACCTATTGCAGCATTTTTTACATTTATTGGTTCTATGGGAAATATCCCTTTAGCAGCTGTTTTATTTGGTCAAGGTGTAACTTTTGCAGGTGTTATGGCATTTATTTTTTCAGATCTTGTTGTTTTTCCTGTACTTAGAATAAATGCAAGTTATTATGGATGGAAGATGGCTCTTTATCTTTTAGCAATTATGTTTGTTGGCATTATCATTTCAGCTTTATCTATGCACTATGCCTTAGTATATTTAGATTTACTTCCTGATTTTTCTAGCGTAATAGCTCCAAACGAACGTGAATATTTTAAATTTAATTATCAAATGGTACTAAATATTATATTAATACTATTTAATCTTTTACTTATTTGGTTCTGGTCTAAAAGCAATGGACAACATCAACATCATCATCATTCTGATTCAAGTTCAACAATTACAGAAAAAATTCAATATATTATAGTTATTCTTGCAATTGTATGGTTAATTGGTGGTTTGATAGTTTCTTTATTTATCTAG
- a CDS encoding GNAT family N-acetyltransferase, giving the protein MKLDFKWSRLESLTALELFNIIKARESVFVVEQQCPYQETDDMDLYSWHLTVSLHGELAAYVRVVDPGIKYKQPSIGRVMTLEKFRNLKIGRPLMNEAIRFTEEQFPEMGIKIGAQVYLQKFYESLGFKVVDEPYDEDGIPHVDMIKNNNY; this is encoded by the coding sequence ATGAAATTAGATTTTAAATGGTCTCGACTGGAATCTTTAACTGCTTTGGAGTTATTTAATATAATAAAAGCACGTGAATCAGTTTTTGTAGTAGAACAACAATGCCCTTATCAAGAAACTGATGATATGGACCTTTATTCATGGCACCTTACTGTTTCATTACATGGAGAGTTAGCTGCTTATGTTAGAGTTGTTGATCCAGGAATTAAATATAAACAACCATCTATTGGTCGAGTAATGACTTTAGAAAAGTTTAGAAATTTAAAAATTGGACGTCCTTTGATGAATGAAGCTATTCGTTTTACAGAAGAGCAGTTTCCTGAGATGGGCATTAAAATCGGTGCTCAAGTTTATTTACAAAAATTTTATGAGTCATTAGGTTTTAAAGTTGTAGATGAACCATATGATGAGGATGGAATTCCCCATGTAGATATGATTAAAAATAACAATTATTAA
- a CDS encoding DUF1566 domain-containing protein yields the protein MYLLKSLFVFFVFSTFLFAQCDELNNARFTIIENKVFDKQTNLTWMRCSVGSKWENSVGCNKYPQIMSFYEANDLEKKLINGWRIPTIEELRTIFDDKCEKNAINSQLFPDIKLLSNFTPYWSSTSVDNLPNLIYYVDFINKTMDVHSKGFSMFVRLVKSEK from the coding sequence ATGTATTTGCTAAAATCTTTATTTGTATTTTTTGTTTTTAGTACTTTTCTTTTTGCCCAATGTGATGAATTAAATAATGCACGTTTTACTATTATTGAAAATAAAGTATTTGATAAGCAAACAAATTTAACTTGGATGCGTTGTAGCGTTGGTAGTAAATGGGAAAATAGTGTTGGATGTAATAAATATCCTCAAATTATGAGTTTTTATGAAGCAAATGATTTAGAAAAAAAACTAATAAATGGTTGGCGTATTCCTACTATAGAAGAGTTAAGAACGATTTTTGATGATAAGTGTGAAAAAAATGCTATTAATTCTCAATTGTTTCCTGATATAAAACTTTTATCTAACTTTACACCTTATTGGAGTTCTACTTCAGTAGATAATTTACCTAATCTTATATATTATGTAGATTTTATTAATAAAACAATGGATGTGCATAGTAAAGGTTTTTCAATGTTTGTTCGTTTAGTAAAAAGTGAAAAATGA
- a CDS encoding ATP-binding cassette domain-containing protein: MNKNIVIKNATTNNLKNISINIPKNQIIAVTGVSGSGKSSFVFDTIASESQRLLNETYSSYIQDLLPKYKKPTFDSISNLPVSLVINQKRIEGNSRSTVGTITDIYTNLRLLFSRIAIPFIGYSMNYSFNNTQGMCPSCKGLGEVKQIDINRLFDFEKSLNQGAILFPTFQKKGWRLSRYTESGFFNNDKKISQYSKKELDLLLYSKEMKPTKPTINWHKTATYIGVVPRIENAFINSETNKYKKELNDILTINICSSCKGTRLNKRALSAKIMDKSIADCSNMSINELFDFINKIKNEEVSVILNELKKKLKSLQTVGLDYLCLSRSTNTLSGGESQRIKMTKYLNSSLSDVLYIFDEPTIGLHPYDITGIGNIFKEIKNKGNSILFVDHDKDIISISDKIINFGEKAGVNGGNITFYGTYEELLKSNTITAKAFLKKHTINEKEKKFSSFYTLDNVSKNNIKNISIKIPKNALTLVTGVAGSGKSTLIRYLFKNKYKQATLLDQSLPHASSRSNITTYLNIYNEIKKLFSKENSVNSSIFSATGEGACNICKGKGFIKLDLAYLGNSTQICEKCQGKRFNDVALSYYYKGKNISEIFDLTVQEANEMFSDNLIIKNKLEAMINANLNYVKLGQTLDTFSGGELQRLKIAKMLCEKSDEIIILDEPSTGLHEADIEKLIKLFKELINQGHTLIVLEHNLSIIAQADWIIDLGVKGGSLGGKLLFQGYLKNFLNNENSFTSKYLKEFLFIQ; this comes from the coding sequence ATGAATAAAAATATAGTTATTAAAAATGCAACAACTAACAATCTTAAAAATATATCTATAAATATTCCTAAAAATCAAATAATTGCAGTTACAGGAGTATCTGGTTCTGGCAAATCTTCTTTTGTATTTGATACTATTGCAAGCGAATCCCAACGTTTATTAAATGAAACATATTCAAGTTATATTCAAGATTTATTACCAAAATATAAAAAACCTACTTTTGATTCTATTTCTAATCTTCCTGTTTCTTTGGTAATAAATCAAAAAAGAATTGAAGGTAATTCAAGATCTACTGTTGGAACTATCACTGATATTTATACAAATCTAAGACTACTTTTTTCTAGAATTGCTATTCCATTTATTGGGTACTCTATGAATTACTCTTTTAATAATACACAAGGTATGTGTCCTTCTTGTAAGGGCTTAGGGGAAGTAAAACAAATAGATATAAATAGATTGTTTGATTTTGAAAAGTCATTAAATCAAGGAGCAATTTTATTTCCAACTTTTCAAAAGAAAGGTTGGAGATTATCAAGATATACTGAATCTGGATTTTTTAACAATGATAAGAAAATATCACAATATTCAAAAAAAGAGCTTGATTTACTTTTATATTCAAAAGAGATGAAACCTACAAAACCTACAATAAATTGGCATAAGACCGCTACTTATATTGGTGTAGTACCTAGAATAGAAAATGCATTTATTAATTCAGAAACAAACAAATATAAAAAAGAGTTAAATGATATTTTGACTATAAATATATGTTCTAGTTGCAAAGGAACAAGATTAAATAAAAGAGCTTTAAGTGCAAAGATTATGGATAAATCAATTGCTGATTGTTCAAATATGTCTATAAATGAATTGTTTGATTTTATAAATAAAATAAAAAATGAAGAAGTAAGTGTTATTTTAAATGAGTTAAAAAAGAAATTAAAAAGTTTACAAACTGTAGGTTTAGATTATTTATGTTTGAGTCGAAGTACAAATACTTTATCAGGAGGTGAGTCTCAACGTATTAAAATGACAAAATATCTTAATAGCTCATTGTCTGATGTATTATATATTTTTGATGAACCAACTATAGGATTGCATCCATATGATATAACAGGTATTGGTAATATATTTAAAGAGATTAAAAACAAAGGAAATTCAATCTTATTTGTTGATCATGATAAAGATATTATTTCAATATCTGATAAAATAATAAATTTTGGAGAAAAAGCTGGAGTAAATGGAGGAAATATCACTTTTTATGGCACATATGAAGAGTTACTAAAATCAAATACAATAACTGCAAAAGCTTTTTTAAAAAAGCACACTATTAATGAAAAAGAAAAAAAATTCTCATCTTTTTATACCCTTGACAATGTTTCAAAAAATAATATTAAAAATATTTCAATAAAGATTCCTAAAAATGCATTGACTTTAGTAACTGGAGTTGCTGGTTCTGGTAAAAGTACATTGATTCGGTATCTTTTTAAAAATAAATACAAACAAGCTACACTTTTAGATCAAAGTTTACCCCATGCAAGTAGTCGTTCAAATATAACTACATATTTGAATATATATAATGAGATAAAAAAGTTATTTAGTAAAGAAAACTCTGTAAATTCAAGTATATTTTCTGCTACAGGTGAAGGTGCATGCAATATTTGTAAAGGTAAAGGTTTTATCAAACTTGACTTGGCTTATTTGGGAAACTCAACTCAAATTTGTGAAAAATGCCAAGGTAAAAGATTTAATGATGTGGCACTTTCATATTATTATAAAGGTAAAAATATAAGTGAGATTTTTGATTTAACTGTACAAGAAGCAAATGAAATGTTTTCTGACAATTTAATAATCAAAAACAAATTAGAAGCTATGATTAATGCAAATTTGAATTATGTTAAATTAGGACAAACCCTTGATACTTTTTCAGGTGGGGAGTTACAAAGACTAAAAATAGCAAAAATGTTATGTGAAAAATCAGATGAGATTATAATCTTAGATGAACCAAGTACAGGATTACATGAAGCAGATATTGAAAAGCTAATAAAACTATTTAAAGAATTGATAAATCAAGGACATACTTTAATTGTATTAGAGCATAATTTATCTATAATAGCTCAAGCTGATTGGATTATAGATCTTGGAGTAAAAGGTGGGAGTTTAGGTGGTAAACTACTATTTCAAGGATATTTAAAAAACTTTTTAAATAATGAAAATTCATTTACCTCTAAATATTTAAAAGAGTTTTTATTTATTCAATGA
- a CDS encoding MarR family winged helix-turn-helix transcriptional regulator, with translation MKKLKTALIDLQCEMVAQRNMVNPDNISWLQYDILYQLNKQKEILPSTLSTTMGTSRTKLSKALKELKILDYIYQYPNKLDGRELYTSITKKGKDLLDNISKEHNCLYETTLQSLSKEEQDRFEELALKVSKALKEKRVNNYE, from the coding sequence ATGAAAAAACTAAAAACAGCTTTAATAGATTTGCAATGTGAAATGGTCGCCCAAAGAAATATGGTCAATCCTGATAATATTTCTTGGTTACAATATGATATTTTATATCAGTTAAATAAACAAAAAGAGATTCTGCCTTCTACTTTAAGTACTACAATGGGTACATCACGCACTAAATTATCAAAAGCATTAAAAGAGCTAAAAATATTGGATTATATTTATCAATATCCAAATAAATTAGATGGTAGAGAATTATATACTTCTATTACTAAAAAAGGTAAAGATTTATTAGACAATATATCAAAAGAACATAACTGCTTATATGAAACTACACTTCAATCTTTAAGCAAAGAAGAACAAGATAGATTTGAAGAACTTGCTTTAAAAGTTTCAAAAGCATTAAAAGAAAAAAGAGTTAATAACTATGAATAA
- a CDS encoding DUF2834 domain-containing protein → MKKFYIVLAILGFILPYTQFISWLSVNGLDVVLLFQEIIESKITLFAWIDVIISAIVLIVFILIEGKKQKMNKLWLPIFGTLLVGVSFGLPLFLFMREIQIDKNI, encoded by the coding sequence ATGAAAAAGTTCTATATAGTCTTAGCTATACTGGGATTCATATTACCTTATACACAATTTATTTCATGGCTAAGCGTAAATGGATTAGATGTAGTATTATTATTCCAAGAAATTATAGAATCAAAGATAACTCTATTTGCTTGGATTGATGTTATTATTTCAGCTATTGTGCTGATTGTTTTTATTCTAATAGAAGGAAAAAAACAAAAGATGAATAAACTTTGGTTACCTATATTTGGGACTTTATTAGTTGGAGTTTCTTTTGGTTTACCTTTATTTTTATTTATGAGAGAGATTCAAATTGATAAGAATATATAA
- a CDS encoding glyoxylate/hydroxypyruvate reductase A, translating to MKKIIPFVSGCDEDATKLWLEHLQEQISEYQVILFENLTQEEKLSANIAIVANPNPKDIAQLKNLKWIQSLWAGVEKLLQELPQACFKIVRMTDPQLAKTMAESVLAWSLYIHKDMPLYLKQQKQRLWKQHVEVLPEERNILILGLGKLGKKSAEKLKENGFNVSGWARSKKSIDRVNTYYGNEGLNEALIKADIVVCLLPLTNETRNLLNKEKLDLLHKKASIINFARGAIIDYKCLLEKLDKKELSHAVLDVFDVEPLPSNSSLWENENITILPHISAPTNMKSASKIASKNICEYFEKGIIPDFVDTKKGY from the coding sequence ATGAAAAAAATAATACCCTTTGTAAGTGGATGTGATGAAGATGCTACAAAACTTTGGTTAGAACATTTACAAGAACAAATAAGTGAATACCAAGTAATACTTTTTGAAAATTTGACTCAAGAAGAAAAACTATCTGCAAATATTGCAATTGTAGCAAATCCTAATCCAAAAGATATAGCGCAATTAAAAAATTTAAAATGGATACAAAGTCTATGGGCAGGGGTTGAAAAACTTTTACAAGAACTTCCCCAAGCTTGCTTTAAAATAGTACGCATGACTGATCCTCAATTAGCCAAAACTATGGCAGAGTCAGTTTTAGCATGGAGTTTGTATATACATAAAGATATGCCACTATATTTGAAACAACAAAAGCAAAGATTATGGAAACAACATGTAGAAGTTCTACCAGAAGAAAGAAATATATTAATTTTAGGTTTAGGTAAATTAGGAAAAAAGAGTGCTGAAAAATTAAAAGAAAATGGTTTTAATGTATCAGGTTGGGCAAGAAGTAAAAAAAGTATTGATAGGGTTAATACTTATTATGGCAATGAAGGTTTAAATGAAGCCTTAATAAAAGCAGATATAGTAGTTTGTTTACTACCACTTACAAATGAAACAAGAAACTTACTTAACAAAGAAAAATTAGATTTACTACATAAAAAAGCTTCAATTATAAACTTTGCAAGAGGTGCAATTATAGATTATAAATGTTTGCTCGAAAAATTAGATAAAAAAGAACTTTCACATGCTGTTTTAGATGTATTTGATGTTGAACCACTTCCTTCTAACTCTTCTTTATGGGAAAATGAAAATATAACAATATTACCTCATATTTCGGCTCCTACAAATATGAAAAGTGCTTCAAAAATAGCTTCAAAAAATATTTGTGAATATTTTGAAAAAGGTATCATTCCAGATTTTGTAGATACGAAAAAGGGTTATTAA